The genome window AATGAGTTTCTAATTGGCGCGAAGAACAGCATCAAAGTTAAAAGAGCAGTAATAGAGAATGTCAGTACATAGTAATGACTGATTGTGTTGTCTTCGATGTGTCCTAGCAGCACTGATCGGAATATCAATGAATTGAACAATGTAAGGATAAAATAGGAAATGAATGAGATAGTCCATAAATTACCCATatagtaaataatatatgGTTTATTTTGTTCTAAGTTTGTTAAACGAAGACATACATTAACTAATAGAAGAGTCCATAACATTGAAAGGATCATTGATGCCGTGAAAGTTAATTCtgttgaaatttcattgtAGTAACTGTATTTCAAGGATGTAAACTGAATAAGCGTTTGTGATAGAACTAAGATGAACTCTATAATTACTCTTAGTTTCTCCATGTAGTTACGTTTGACTAATTCCAATTGAGTTCCTGAGTCACcattcaattttaataaatccaAATTTTGTATGGTGAAATGTCTTTCTTCTATGCTTCCTTTTGAGTTCTTATCAACTGAGCCATGGTTTGAAGAATCTGCGGTGGAATTGTTTAGCAAAGGTTCGCTCTCTTCAGAAGCAGAACCGAAACACAATTGGGAGAACACATCAGTTTGCTTAACTCTTAGTATATTGTATTTGTAGTACGCAAATGAGATATGGACAGAGAAGTAGCATACCGATGAGAGCAGGAGAAGCGATGGGAGATAAAGGTTGATGTACCTAGACCTGCTGCACATGGACAAGTCGTCGTAATCCCAAAACGGACAGTTTTGAGTCTGGTTAGATGCCAATTGCAACATGGGTATTCCTGGAAATAAAATTACGCAGTGGTGTGATGTGCCCTTTGAAGTGTGAGGTGCTAAAAGAGAGAAGGGACAATGAGATGAGAGTACAGGCAGCCGCGTTTATATACCATTGAAAGTCGCAAGAATGGCACTGGGAGATGACTCTTCCTTATCACTTTCACATTCTGGAAAGATGCTGCTACTTTGAGATGAGCTAGATTGATAGCTGCTAaagattttttgaatacCAGACGCCTGGTTCGGCGTGGTGTGTGGGTGCAGTGAGTATCCGGGTAACCGCTAAGCCAGTGCGACATGCACGTGATTGTGGCGTGACACTCACGTGATGCGCAAAGCTGTCACGTGGCATTGCCGTCGCAACGGCAATGCCACACTCTACTGCCACTGCCACTGCCACTCCACTCCCAATCCACTCCACACTCCATAAACCAATCACAGCGCCAGATGAGTTCACCCGCAACATTTCGATGCTAATTTAAACATTTTCCATGTCCCGTTAAGGCCCGACTGGTCAGTGCATGGTGTCCTAAATAGGCAATGGGCATCTCAGGTGTCCCGCGGCAGTGTCTCGAGACCGCTCGGCAATAATTGTCGCTACGGCCGTTTCTGGAGATGGCCCTTTTGCCGTCGGGGTTTGCTCTATGGCCGTCTCTCCGAACTCTTCTAAGCCCCCGATCTCACGGCGCAACACCCCTGCCCGATTTCTCTCGCCGAAAAGAAAAACGTTTTCGTGAAAAACACAAAAACGCAGAAAtcacaaaaacaaataagTTTCGAAATTCGAAAAATATCCACAGGGCACAAATCGCCAGCATCGCTCACAAACAGTTCATCGAGTCTTGGACATGCTCCATAGAAACAAGACGTTACTGGAACTTGCATCGTCCAATTTGTTTCTGCCAGAGGGGGGTTGGGTCATGTAATGCAATGACAATAGTTACGTGATTGAGGAACGTTCCCAATGGCCAACAGGAAGCGTTCTGTGACTGCCCAATCCTTGACAGCTCAGTTGCgagaaatttttttaattttctatatatatatataaaccctTGTAAATGGAGTCTCTTCTCGACAAATGCTTTCTCTGTAACGGTTGTTCGATGTCGGCAAGACTCGAAGGACTcacaaattaaaaatagcataatacaataaataGTCTAGTACCACTGCTGAAAATATGTCCGGTAATGCACAGTCCGTTAACGACTTCTTAACGGGGGATAATGGACGACAACAAGACGGTGAACAAGATTTCGATTATGAAAGACAAGGGTATGCAGGCAACGATAACCACGAGCAACAGCCAACCCCTCAGTATATCCCACAATATTCGATGCAACACGCTTTCCCGATGCATGAGGTTGTGCCAAATACGTTCAGCGTTGGACAAAAAACTGGTGATCCAACAGTAGAAATGAATAAGAAGAGGAATTCGGAACAGCAGAATATGCCGCTGGCACCGGAGATGTGTGCGGTGACTGCAAATGTGCTGAATGTAGACGATCTGGTAAATCAAGAGAACGTTGCAGGCAAAATGTCCCATAATGATATGCCGGACGCAGCTGGAAATGGCGGTGATGATATCGGGATGCCTCAAAGTGTTCCAATGATGGTTAAACCTAAGGCAATGTATCAAAATCCACAGACTCCAACTGTGTTGCCTTCCACTTATCATCCTATTAACAAATGGTCCGAAGTGAAACATTCTTATTTGAGGGAATTCTTGGCTGAGTTCATGGGCACAATGGTTTTGATCATTTTTGGTGATGCTGTAGGTGTCCAGGTAGGTATAGGTGCAGTACAACAACAGAATGCATTTAACTCCGCTATACAAGCTTTGATTTCGGATGGCTCGATGACTGAAAATGAAGGTAAACAATTCAAGACTTTGGAAAATTTGGTTTCATCCACAGGTGCTGGTACTTTCGATGATATTCCGCTAGCTTGGGCTGCTGCCGTTGTAATGGGTTATTTTGCCGCTGGTGGCAGTGCCATTTCAGGTGCTCATTTAAATCCTTCTGTGACGGTGGCGAATTGGTTCTTTAGAGGTTTCCCAAAGGAAAAAGTTTTCATTTATATCGCTGGTCAAGTGTTGGGTGGTTTTATTGGTGCATTGATCGTTTACGCATACTATAAGAAGGTTATCTCCGTAAACATTCCAAACTATTTCGAGGAACAATCAGTTGCAAACTATTTCTGTACATTCCCAAAAGAGTATTTATCTAGTTCGAGACAATTCGTCTCAGAATTCATTACCACTGCTATGTTCATTGCTGGTATTTTCTCATTGACAGATCCATATACCTGTTTATCATCAGATTTATTCCCTCTTATGTTGTTTattctaatttttgttttaaatgcTGCCATGAGTTTCCAAACTGGTGCTGCTATCAATCTGGCAAGAGATTTGGGCCCAAGATTAGCATTGTACGCTGTTGGTTTCTCAAGAGAAGTTTTATGGATCAataatcatcattatttctGGGTGCCAATGGTTGCTCCATTGATCGGTAGTCTGATGGGTGGTGTAGTTTACGATGTGTGTGTTTACCAAGGTCATGAATCTCCAGTTAATTGGCCATTAAGTGTTTACAAGGAGATGTTCTTCAGGGCATGGCACAGAAGACCTGGTTGGAAGAAGAGAAGTAGAGGTAGAGCCACTTCTGATTTAAGTGACTTCTCTTATAAGtcagatgatgatttagCATCCAACgaagaaaagaaaccagaaaagaaagagaaattgggaagaacaagaacagCTTCCAACGGTTCTAGCATTGATGGCGAACCAAAGCAAAAGTCTGTCCAATTCAAGTCTGTTCAAAGAGGTAGAGGTACAGCAAATGGTGTTCCAACtattttagaagaagaagactCGATTGAAACAGCTTCATTAGGTGACTCCCATTCATCCATGCAACTTTCAGATAGCAATTCCTTAAATACCGTTAAAGAAGATTCTCTTGATGAAAAATACTAATACCAAGTACATGGGTGATATTTAACCGCTATTTTTTAACCTTTAAAAGTGACTTTCAACacaaattaatttttaaacatTTACATACAATTCACCTAATAATtgttaataacattttatAACGCAATACACAGATCATTTCTTAAGCttatgaaaatttattgatttagATGGCTATTATCTCATTATACACAgcttattattttataaagtATTCTTGAAAGATAAGTATTAATTCCTATTACCAAGTAAGGAATAAGAATAAGAAGCAAAAAGTGATCACAGAAGCTAAAATCACAGCATTTTTTCTCCTTCTAGTGCTGATCTTACCAATTAATACATTTAGACCTGGTATTCTTTGTAAAGTTtgcattattttattattagtattattCAATAAGTGACTTTGTGAAACGATTTGGTCTCTTGTTTCCCAAGCTTGAGAAATGAGATCATCCACAACATTATGAGACTGATCGATTCTTGCTGcttcattttgaatatattcatcttcatttgtATCGAAATTTCGTTGTTGTTCTATATCATTCTTAACACTGAACAGAAGATTCAATCTATTACGTTCTTGTTGAATTGACGATCTTATAtttctgaaatttttttgatgttCTTGGTAAACTTCCTTATGACGTTGTAATTGTGATATTTTGGAAGTCGAAATGTTCTTATTTTCATCCACAATATTTCCCAAACTGGCTATTATATCATGTGTCTTGCCCAATAACGTCTCGATCTGGGTATCTAGTTTCTTCTCTTCAGTCGATTGGTCTGCACTAGAGGTCTGAGCAAACGtagaatattttgaaagCAGCGAATCAGTCTTTGATtctaatgaaataatttcaCTTCTCACAGTCACAAACGAAGAACCCTTGGAAGCCATATTAGCACTTGGTATCTCTTAAGTCAATGGTTATATTCCTGCGCTGGCTGTGGCACTGAACTCAAGCATCAATACATTCATTCCATTTTCTTGTTGTTActattctttaaatatgaaCTTATCTCAAAACAACCAGCTGTCACAAATCGGAATaccaaaagaaaatatatatacatggTAGCGCCGCAGCACAAGAGTACAATTTAAGGTCAAAGCACCTATCATAGGATGCCATCTCATGATGGAAAGTCGAAGTTGTTAAGGTTATTTTACGAAtggaataaatatattaggCTATAACAAgttgaataaataaatagGGTTAATAAATAACTGGTAATGATGTTTttaagaataaataatagGAGAAAAGTGCGAACCGCTGGGGACAGCAAGGCCCTTAGTCGAATGCCAAAGATTTTTTAATCTCGGCGATGGCTTTACCAGGGTTCAGGCCCTTTGGACATGTCTTTGTACAGTTCATGATAGTGTGGCATCTGTACAGGGACATTGAGTTTTGTAGCATCTCTTTTCTCTTGTGCGAGGCTTGATCTCTCGAGTCGATTAACCAACGGTATGCTTGCATCAAGACAGCAGGACCTAGGTACTCTTCCTGGTTCCACCAGTACGATGGACAAGAGGTTGAACAACAGGCACAAAGGATACACTCGTATAGTCCATCCAGTTTCTTACGGTCCGCTATAGACTGCAGATTCTCCTTCCCATCAGCAGGGAACGTTTTTCTCTGTAAGAAAGGCTGGATCGACTTGTACTGTTTGTAAAAATGAGTTAAATCTGGTACCAAGTCCTTGACCACGTACATGTGTGGCAAGGGATACACTTTCAACTCTTTTGAGTTATCCTGATCGATTTTGCAGATACATGCCAAAGTGTTTCTACCTCCAATGTTCATTGCACATGAACCACAGATACCTTCTCTGCACGATCTTCTCAAAGTCAACGTACTGTCTTGCTCGTTCTTGATCTTCAATAGTGCGTCTAGAACCATGGGACCACAGTCATCCAGATCAACTTTGTAAGATTGCAAACGGGGTTTTTCGGTTGGTTTGTCTGGATTCCATCTATAAATCTTGAAAGTCTTGAACCTTGGCTCATGCTGTTTCGTCGCCATTTTGGCCGTGGTCGAGAAGGCCCTTCTGCCTGTCGACAACAAATTCTTTtgtaaattcaaaaacattgAAATGTGGTAATAGTTAACTAATGCAAACACATAAAATGATATGTGTGATCCGAATAAGCCAATATTTCAGTCGGTATATTCAGTTGGATTTATGACACTGTTTCCTAAAATTAGCCCAActcaaagaaaaaaagttCTGTTCCTAATACCAAATAACACATACACTgatatgcatatatatatatgtcaGTGTGTGTCATTTGAACTTAATCAGAAGTTGTGGTCATTAATGTTAATCATCCAATGGTTGCTGTTTCTTGTCATTACAGAGTAAAGGACTAAAGGCATCACAATCCAATTAGAACAACGCAAAAAAACGCCGGGACAGCGCCTGTTACCCGACTGCCGATGCCCGGGGATTGCGGAGACACGCCGGGGCAGGATGCAATAAGTGTCACTAAATG of Tetrapisispora phaffii CBS 4417 chromosome 6, complete genome contains these proteins:
- the FPS1 gene encoding Fps1p (similar to Saccharomyces cerevisiae FPS1 (YLL043W); ancestral locus Anc_4.10), whose translation is MSGNAQSVNDFLTGDNGRQQDGEQDFDYERQGYAGNDNHEQQPTPQYIPQYSMQHAFPMHEVVPNTFSVGQKTGDPTVEMNKKRNSEQQNMPLAPEMCAVTANVLNVDDLVNQENVAGKMSHNDMPDAAGNGGDDIGMPQSVPMMVKPKAMYQNPQTPTVLPSTYHPINKWSEVKHSYLREFLAEFMGTMVLIIFGDAVGVQVGIGAVQQQNAFNSAIQALISDGSMTENEGKQFKTLENLVSSTGAGTFDDIPLAWAAAVVMGYFAAGGSAISGAHLNPSVTVANWFFRGFPKEKVFIYIAGQVLGGFIGALIVYAYYKKVISVNIPNYFEEQSVANYFCTFPKEYLSSSRQFVSEFITTAMFIAGIFSLTDPYTCLSSDLFPLMLFILIFVLNAAMSFQTGAAINLARDLGPRLALYAVGFSREVLWINNHHYFWVPMVAPLIGSLMGGVVYDVCVYQGHESPVNWPLSVYKEMFFRAWHRRPGWKKRSRGRATSDLSDFSYKSDDDLASNEEKKPEKKEKLGRTRTASNGSSIDGEPKQKSVQFKSVQRGRGTANGVPTILEEEDSIETASLGDSHSSMQLSDSNSLNTVKEDSLDEKY
- the GOS1 gene encoding Gos1p (similar to Saccharomyces cerevisiae GOS1 (YHL031C); ancestral locus Anc_4.11); its protein translation is MASKGSSFVTVRSEIISLESKTDSLLSKYSTFAQTSSADQSTEEKKLDTQIETLLGKTHDIIASLGNIVDENKNISTSKISQLQRHKEVYQEHQKNFRNIRSSIQQERNRLNLLFSVKNDIEQQRNFDTNEDEYIQNEAARIDQSHNVVDDLISQAWETRDQIVSQSHLLNNTNNKIMQTLQRIPGLNVLIGKISTRRRKNAVILASVITFCFLFLFLTW
- the SDH2 gene encoding succinate dehydrogenase iron-sulfur protein subunit SDH2 (similar to Saccharomyces cerevisiae SDH2 (YLL041C); ancestral locus Anc_4.13) codes for the protein MFLNLQKNLLSTGRRAFSTTAKMATKQHEPRFKTFKIYRWNPDKPTEKPRLQSYKVDLDDCGPMVLDALLKIKNEQDSTLTLRRSCREGICGSCAMNIGGRNTLACICKIDQDNSKELKVYPLPHMYVVKDLVPDLTHFYKQYKSIQPFLQRKTFPADGKENLQSIADRKKLDGLYECILCACCSTSCPSYWWNQEEYLGPAVLMQAYRWLIDSRDQASHKRKEMLQNSMSLYRCHTIMNCTKTCPKGLNPGKAIAEIKKSLAFD